In Eremothecium gossypii ATCC 10895 chromosome III, complete sequence, the genomic window aatatcacgtgatcgtTGATTATAAGGGGAATACCTACTATAATACTAGTCTAGTAGAATCTTCCTGCGGGTCACGGCGGTTTCCTGCTTGTCGCACCCTTGGTAGGTTTACTTGCGAACTAATATTAGGGTTCTCCAGAGCTCCTATATATACTCTGTCCGACAGCTGATCAGCACTACCATTCACTGCAAACGCTGACTGGGCTGATGAGGAGGAAAGTTACTAAAGGTTGAGCAAATACACACTTGCTGCGTTTCGGAATTAGACCATCTTGCTCCGGGGGGTTTTGGCACTTGTGTTACTACATTCAGGGCTCTTCCGTTTCTCTGAAGTGAATATCTATCTCAGGATACATATACCGATGTCATTCATCTGAACAAATCCAACATGCATTTGGCAAACGTACTGGGAGCGTTTATCAGTCCGAAGCGCATGACCTGAGTTGTATTCGCCGCTAGGTCTGACGGATGCTGTTTTCTAGCAGTTTTCCGCTGCGATAGGTATTTGATATTATCCACTGTGCACGTTGATAGGTAAATATCGTTGTTGTACCAATCCTTGCTAAAAATGATCAACCCTAGGGCACCAAAATGGATCTCTCGCTGTTATTTTGTTTAATGTTCCATAATCAACGCACTAGCTATGATCGCCTGCTTTCTTTGAAACTGGGATAGCGTGACTAACGTATGGACAGTGCGTCAGTTCGATAAAGCCTTTCGCTAAAAGTCCGAGAAAATGCCTTCCATTATTTGCATACTGTGAAACGGCGTACGTAGGGTTGTTGTCTTGTAGGCGAGTACCTTGCTGTAGCGCATCCCGTGTTTTACGCGATACAGGGCTCTGTATATGACTCGCAGGACAAGTGCGGACGAAAACGTTCGAGTCGAGTAAGTCTGTGAGTCTTATGGTAGCCGTAAATTTTGAGTCTTCCCCATTCTATTATTCTTTAAGTTTCTCATTCGTGGGACTAACTGCTTCAAATACTGAGACAGCACGGACTTCAATAAAAAACTAGTCGAACCTGGTCAGGTTTCTGACTTGCTGAAAGGTAATACATCCAGGAGTTACTTCACTTTCGTTAGAGGTAAAAAGGGCCTGGAGTAAAGCATGGGCGGACACTTTCGTTGCATccgcagcaacagcaacCGGAGTGTCTATAGAGCTGCCTAACAGAAGAACCTTGTCAGGATCCAACTGTTCTTTTGCGACTGTGAAACTTGGATGGGGTTTCCATTTGCATCATGAATCACATTGCAAATTTCTGGTCACGTGGGCATGCCCGGGCCTATAGGAGTCGTCAACCGGACAATTGCTGCCCCACACTCACCTTCATCATTGTGGGAAAACAATATACGAGTTTCGCATCGGATGTGATCTTCATATGCTATGTTTTGATCTGTTCCATCAAGTTGTGGGGGGATCGGCACTTGCGCATGTCTGCAATTCCATACAGCCGATCTTTCCCGCGTTAGATTTGCGCCATGCAAGATTGACTTTTTTTAGCATACAGCATTGTGCTATGTAAACGTGCGGTCCAATTAGCATAGCATACGTTACGGCTAGTTCGGGATTGCTATTTCGAAGGTTTTCTTTGAATTATGGAAATCGCTATGTGCGCCCCAGCTGTCGTTACCATAGAGACGGCAGCTCTAGAGCTGTAAAAGTCACGGCCGGCATATGGCGCTTTCGAGCTGCGCCATGTGGGATAACCTAAAGACAGGCAGGCGGGCAAAACGATAACCGTGACAGTAATGATTGTCCATACGTAGCGATTACACAATCAGAAGACCGTTTATCAAAATGGTTGTTCTACCCTCGTCACCGTGTGGCCTGATTGCCTGAACGAGATGGGCAAAGCCAACAACTCACAGATTAACCCACCAAGTCGGAAATAGGCGGGCTATATGCGTCAGTTGCGGAACTTTAAGTTTGGAATTAATTCCTATGCGGGTGCTGGGACACTTATGTGTCCATTTTGCCAATCTTCGGGCGATACTTCTCGTGGAATATTTCGCTGTCAGTGTACGCAACTCATGCTTACGAAAGCCGGATCATAAGAGTGATTTTCCTCGGAAAAGCCACAAAAATAAACCCCGCATGGTGTGTCTCTAAATTTCTGCGTGGGGTTGTAGCTCCGATACTTCCTAGCGCATGCCGGAGTTGTTTTTACATCGGATCTGCTGTACCAGCATACCACCCACCTCTTCGAAACACTTTGCAAGTGTTGGGCGGTTAGTGTAGTGGTTATCATTCCACCCTTCCAAGGTGGAGACACGGGTTCGATTCTCGTACCGCTCATTTTTTACGTCTAAGAGTCCCGCGGAAGAAGCGGCAAGTAGCATGTATGGCATTACCAAGACGATAGGCCGGTGCTCTGTTCTTCCCTGTTTACGAGTACAATACATACGCAGTATTTAACATGCAAGACAGCACGCGCAAGCAGTACTCCCATCTCCACAGGAAGTGAGAATTAAAGAATACAAGGAATGAGCTGATTTGCGTAGCAACTATTGTGCGCGCTGTGTGGAATAGTTGAATGTTGCAGTAGAAGCCTAGGCTCGATTATGACAACAATGACGGGGACAATCAGGTATAGTAAGGATAAGGTATCAATCAAATAAAAAACATTAAAAATAATCAGTAATTTTTCGGTTAAAAAGAGACAAAAAAGGAATATGATGGACTGCTGCTATATTACCTATTCGAAGTTTTCGACCATTGGCTGTTCATCCCCATAATTCAATTCTTCGTCATCCTCGACAGTAGCTTCTTGGTACTGCTGGTACTCGCTCACGAGGTCGTTCATGTTGGACTCAGCTTCCGAGAACTCCATCTCATCCATACCCTCACTAGTGTACCAGTGCAAGAAAGCCTTTCTCTTGAACATCGCACCGAACTGGTCACCGACTCTCTTGAACAACTCCTGGATGGAGGTGGAGTTACCAATGAAGGTAGCGGACATGTCCAAGCCCTGTGGTGGGACAGAACATACTGCCGTCTGGACGTTGTTTGGAATCCACTCAACAAAGTAGGACGAATTTCTCGTTTGGACCTTGTGCATCTCATCTTCGACTTCCTTCACCGATACTTTACCTCTGAAGAAGGCCGCGACTGTCAAGTACCTGCCGTTTCTAGGGTCGGACGCGGCCATCATGTTTCTGGCGTCAAACATCTGCTGCGTCAACTCTGGGACGGTTAGCGCACGGAACGACTGCGCACCAATGGAGGTCAATGGTGCATAGCCGACCATGAAGAAATGTAGACGTGGGAATGGAACCAAGTTGACGGCCAACTTACGTAGATCAGAGTTCAACTGACCTGGGTAACGTAGCGAGGTGGTGACACCCGACATCACGGAGGAGACTAAGTTGTTTAAGTCAGAGTAGGAAGGTTGTGGCAACTTCAAGGTCCGTTGGCAGATGTCGTATAGTGCCTCGTTGTCAATACAGAAGGTCTCGTCCGAGTGCTCAACCAACTGGTGCACAGACAAAGTGGCATTGTATGGCTCCACAACAGTATCCGAGGTCTTTGGCGAAGGCACAACGGAGAACGTGGCCATCATCCGGTCCGGGAACTCCTCTCTGATCTTGGAGATCAACAAGGTGCCCATGCCGGAGCCGGTACCCCCACCCAAGGAGTGCGTGATCTGGAAGCCCTGCAACGAGTCGCAACCCTCCGCCTCGCGTCTGATCACGTCCATTACCGAGTCGACGAGTTCCGCACCCTCCGTGTAATGTCCCTTGGCCCACACGTTGCCCGCAGACGACTGCCCGAAAATGTAGTTGTCCGGCCGGAACAAGTTCCCGATGTTTGAGTTCCGCACCGTGTCGATCGTGCCCGGCTCCAAGTCCACGTTCACCGACCGCGGCACCCATTTGCCTGACGACGCCTCGTTGAAGTACACATTTAGCCGCGCCCGCTGGAGTTCATCGGTCCCCGAGTACGTCCCATTGAAGTCCAACCCGTGCTCCCCGCAGATCGTCTCCCAGAAAGCCGCTCCAATCTGGTTACCACATTGCCCCGTCGATAGGTGAATCTGTCTGTGTGTTAGTATTTGGCTGTATTTTCGCCCCCGGCCGCTGCTCCGCCGCTGTTTTGCCTCCCGCCTCCGCACACGCGACCGCGCCCGGTACGCGTCCGCGCCACCAGCGTGCGCGTCCCGGAGCTCGCTCTTATGCGCCTCCTCTGCACCGTCAACATACAATTTCTCTCATTTTCCTCACTGGTCTTTCACTTCAAGTTGTGGTTCCTGTTAGTTGTAAACTGTACAATATCTGTTTTATAGAGATCTGTAATTATTGCGAGTTTCAAAAGGTGCGGTCCGGTGTTTTTTTCTGTTTTGTTTTTTGTTTACGATTTGCCACAAAGACGAATCCCGCAGCCGGGTAACGCGGTACGCGTAGGCGATCTTGCACGTGACGTGGCCGTCGCGCGCGACGGCCGTCACTCCGCGTTTACGCGTGGCGCGACACCGCGGGCCCGGCGTCGCACCAcctggcggcgcggcgcggagGCACACAGCCAGAGTCTCACGTGACTTGAGTGTGTGGGTGGCGGGACCAGACATGCCCATTAGTAACTACAGCTCCACAGCGTGAGCAAGAGCTTACGCGGAGGCCAAGAAACGCGGGAGGCAGCTTGTGACGTTtgaagcagcagcagagCACGGTAACAGGGTACAGCATGTCGCAAGTACAGGAGCACATCATCCAGGACCCCCACAGCTCGCAGTACAATATCCACGCGACGGGGGCGTCGGAACGGCAGGGCTCGAGCGAGCACACTGACGGAGACGTGATCGAGGTGCACGCGGAGAgcgggcgcgggcaggggtacgaggaggacgtggcgctggcggcgttTGTGCCGCTGGAGCGGCTGCAGGTGAACGGCATAACAAACAACGATCTCAAAAAGCTGCGCGAGAACGGGCTACACACGGTGGAGGCGGTGGCGTACGCGCCGCGCAAGGACCTGCTCGAGATCAAGGGCATTTCGGAGGCCAAGGCGGACAagctgctggcggaggCAGCGCGCCTAGTTCCCATGGGGTTTGTGACTGCGGCGGACTTCCACCTACGGCGGGCGGAGATGATTTGCCTGACGACCGGGTCGAAGAACCTGGACACACTGCTTGGGGGTGGGATCGAGACGGGGTCCATCACCGAGCTGTTTGGTGAGTTCAGAACGGGTAAATCTCAGTTGTGCCACACGCTGGCCGTCACGTGCCAGATACCGCTAGATatgggcggcggcgagggcAAGTGTCTCTACATAGACACGGAGGGCACGTTTCGGCCCATCAGACTAGTCTCAATTGCGCAGCGGTTTGGACTGGATCCCGACGATGCATTGAACAACGTTGCATACGCGCGTGCGTATAACGCTGATCACCAGCTACGGTTGCTGGACGCGGCGGCCCAAATGATGAGCGAGTCGCGCTTTTCGCTGATTGTGGTTGACTCCATCATGGCTCTCTACAGAACAGACTTTTCGGGTCGTGGCGAACTGAGTGCCCGGCAGATGCACCTGGCGAAGTTCATGCGGGCGTTGCAGCGTCTGGCAGATCAATTCGGAGTGGCGGTTGTGGTAACAAACCAGGTTGTGGCGCAGGTCGATGGCGCCGCAATGTTCAATCCAGATCCTAAGAAGCCAATTGGCGGTAATATCATGGCTCATTCTTCTACTACGAGGCTGGGATTCAAAAAGGGCAAGGGTTGCCAGCGGCTCTGCAAAGTCGTGGACTCACCTTGTCTTCCCGAGGCAGAGTGCGTCTTTGCTATCTACGAGGACGGGATTGGGGACCCAAGAGAGGATGACGAAGACTAGTTTTTTTCAACTCGTTTAGATATGTCTATTTGCTAGCAACTGCCATTCCATTTTGTTTTCAGTTCCATCGCCGTCATCTTTCCGTGCCTCTTCATTTCCATTCCGCATATAACTTGCCTCTCGAGAGGCCAACCTTCTTGTATTATGTTCAAGTATACCATATGGTTGTATAATTTACGTTATTAATACCCATCTGCCCTTTCTCTAGTTTGCTTCTGGGGTTTTGTTTCTAGCTCCTCGACGGCTATGTTCACGTGTCTGCTGACGCCACAGAATGCTCCGCAGCAAACAGTCATGATTTGCCTACAGCAATGAATTTTTTTTCGTTCTGACGCTGGATGGGTGTATGTGGCCGGGCCCAGCGATATGAAGCAAGCCTCAGGACGTCTGATCATTGCCAGACGCTCCTTGTAAGCTGCTACTACAGCAGCCAACTAGTCGCCGCAGGTCTAAGTTCAAATTTCTTTTTTTGTGTAAAGCGCCTTGTGTTGCCGTAGAAAATCAATACGAAATATTTAGTTATGCAAGAAACCCTTAACTATTCGAGAGTGCCTATTCTAACAGCCAAGCTATAACAATTTCTAATTTGTTTCATCTGGCATTAAACACATTTGATATAAACAGAAGCAGCCTGGAGCAATCTAAGTAGATAACAAGCCCCCGTCGCTAATACCTTTATTGCAAGCCGAGGGTCGTCTATTAGTTGTGCCATATACGAGAAGGAAGCCGTTTCGGACAGATAATAATTGAAAAATATAAGCTGGAACAGCTTCTGCTATTATTTTGACATTTCCAGCAGTTTATTATCTGGTAGCACTCGTCACCGATACCACCACTGGCGTCGACGTCCTCGATTGTTTTCAGTACAGCGTAGACTCCGGTATATTGGCATAAGGCACATACGATGGAATCACCGCGTTCATACCCCCCATCAGACCAGGCAGACCAGGCAGACCAGGCAGACCAGCAGAAGGGCTCCACTACGTATGAAGAGTCCGCAGTGTACTCAGAAAACTCATACCTACATTCGCTGGTGGAGAATGACGGAGGTAGTGGGGAACCGCAGGCTGGGAAGGGCCTTCCGCCAATGGATGCGCTACACATCATGGTACCCGACCAGATTGACACAATACAGCTGGATGGGAATGTGCCAGTACTAGATGATAGGCTTGACCTGGGTGTCGGAGAGCCACCGCTAGAGCTGCAAGCACTGGACTTTGTTGCTGTGGCCGACAGCTTCCAAGCCCAAGCTGAAGCGCTGACTGTTGCGCCATATATCAACATAGAACTGAACGGAGCATTTGATACCGAGGATTTATCTGAGAAACCGCAGCTTGCAGCCGGCCCCCTAAGCGAAGATGCTCGTGCTTCGGGATCATCAACGTCGTCAAGGGCACAAGGATGCTCCTCCTTATCACTTTTAAACTCCCAGAGCACTTCAACTATGCATTTAGGTTCAAGTCATGGCATGCGTTCGAGTGTCACAGGCTCCTATGATTCCAGAAAACCAAAGATCAAACCAGTAGATCTATCGCATTTGTATTTGGTCAACAACAGTGATAGTATAACCCTAACACAAACAAATGAATCGGTGGCCCACTTCTCTCACAAGATGATAAGTGAGTGTTTAGGAGATGACTCAGAATCTATTTTAGTGCCGAGGCTGAAGGCATTGGAGATGTACAAGAAGAACGTAAAGAAGTCCAAAGATCCTGATGTTTTATTCCAATACGCCCAGTATATGCTACAAACTGCATTGACTATGGATGTCAGTCCAATTATCGAAACGGAAGACCCCAGAAGAAAGGGATTGTGCAAAAAATTGTCACCCACAGAGAACCTTAAGGAGCAGTTTCTCAAAGAGGCTAAGGTTTATTTGACTAAACTTAGTGTCAAAGGCTACAAAGATGCACAGTATTTGCTCGCAGATGCATATTCTTCGGGTGCATTTGGAAAAGTAAACCATAAAGACGCATTCATCCTGTTCCAGTCCTCTGCCAAGCACGGCCATGTGGAGGCAGCATATCGGACGGCGGTATGCTTCGAGAAGGGATTAGGCACCACCAGGGATTCACGGAAGTGTATCGAGTTTTTGAAATTTGCGGCTTCCAAAAATCATCCAGCCGCTATGTTCAAACTCGGGCTATATTCCTTCCATGGGCGCATGGGTTTGCCTAACGATGTCAATACGAAACAGAATGGTATTAAATGGCTCTCCCGCGCTGCCGCTAGGGCTACTGAACTTACATGTGCTGCACCCTACGAGCTTGCACAGGTTTACGAAAACGGCTTCTTGGATATCATTATTCCGGATGAAAGTTATGCCACCGAACTATACCTTCAAGCAGCTGCTCTTGGACATGTTCCATCAACAACAAAGTTAGGAAAGCTCTATGAGCAGGGCAATGAAATTGTTCCTCAAGATACCTCCCTAAGTGTGCATTACTATACCGATGCTGCCATGAAAGGGGATCCAGAAGCCATGTTAGGCCTCTGTGCCTGGTACCTCATTGGCGCGCAACCGGCATTCGACCGCGACGACCGTGAGGCCTTTCAGTGGGCACTAAAAGCAGCTAAGAAAGGATACGGAAAGGCCCAGTATACAGTGGGATACTTCCATGAAAACGGTAAAGGATGTAAGAAAGATATTGACATGGCCTACAAGTGGTATGAGTGTGCTGCCGATAATGAAGATCCAAGAGCTCTTCGCAAATTGGCTAGTCGTACGGATAAAAAGAAGAGAAACAGTACCGTTTTCAACTTCTCCTTTCTGAAGCCAGACGATTTCGAGTCGAAATTACAACGTATGGATGTTGGTGAGTATTCCCCTTTATGTCTGGATTTCCAGGGCACATTAGCACGGACCAATGCAGCATCCCGCAGTAAACACGGTATCAATACAAGCTGCAGCTACGATGTTATAAACGTCATAACTGATGACCAATCTCTGGGAATGGAGATGGATGACGGCATGCAACGTCCAGCTCAACAAAGATGTCTAACACCAATATCACGACAGACTTCTAGCTTCTTATCGGAAGTCAGCCCATACCAAAGCTCAAACAACC contains:
- the TUB2 gene encoding beta-tubulin (Syntenic homolog of Saccharomyces cerevisiae YFL037W (TUB2); 1-intron) codes for the protein MREIIHLSTGQCGNQIGAAFWETICGEHGLDFNGTYSGTDELQRARLNVYFNEASSGKWVPRSVNVDLEPGTIDTVRNSNIGNLFRPDNYIFGQSSAGNVWAKGHYTEGAELVDSVMDVIRREAEGCDSLQGFQITHSLGGGTGSGMGTLLISKIREEFPDRMMATFSVVPSPKTSDTVVEPYNATLSVHQLVEHSDETFCIDNEALYDICQRTLKLPQPSYSDLNNLVSSVMSGVTTSLRYPGQLNSDLRKLAVNLVPFPRLHFFMVGYAPLTSIGAQSFRALTVPELTQQMFDARNMMAASDPRNGRYLTVAAFFRGKVSVKEVEDEMHKVQTRNSSYFVEWIPNNVQTAVCSVPPQGLDMSATFIGNSTSIQELFKRVGDQFGAMFKRKAFLHWYTSEGMDEMEFSEAESNMNDLVSEYQQYQEATVEDDEELNYGDEQPMVENFE
- the RAD51 gene encoding recombinase RAD51 (Syntenic homolog of Saccharomyces cerevisiae YER095W (RAD51)); its protein translation is MSQVQEHIIQDPHSSQYNIHATGASERQGSSEHTDGDVIEVHAESGRGQGYEEDVALAAFVPLERLQVNGITNNDLKKLRENGLHTVEAVAYAPRKDLLEIKGISEAKADKLLAEAARLVPMGFVTAADFHLRRAEMICLTTGSKNLDTLLGGGIETGSITELFGEFRTGKSQLCHTLAVTCQIPLDMGGGEGKCLYIDTEGTFRPIRLVSIAQRFGLDPDDALNNVAYARAYNADHQLRLLDAAAQMMSESRFSLIVVDSIMALYRTDFSGRGELSARQMHLAKFMRALQRLADQFGVAVVVTNQVVAQVDGAAMFNPDPKKPIGGNIMAHSSTTRLGFKKGKGCQRLCKVVDSPCLPEAECVFAIYEDGIGDPREDDED
- the SKT5 gene encoding Skt5p (Syntenic homolog of Saccharomyces cerevisiae YBL061C (SKT5) and YER096W (SHC1)), with the translated sequence MESPRSYPPSDQADQADQADQQKGSTTYEESAVYSENSYLHSLVENDGGSGEPQAGKGLPPMDALHIMVPDQIDTIQLDGNVPVLDDRLDLGVGEPPLELQALDFVAVADSFQAQAEALTVAPYINIELNGAFDTEDLSEKPQLAAGPLSEDARASGSSTSSRAQGCSSLSLLNSQSTSTMHLGSSHGMRSSVTGSYDSRKPKIKPVDLSHLYLVNNSDSITLTQTNESVAHFSHKMISECLGDDSESILVPRLKALEMYKKNVKKSKDPDVLFQYAQYMLQTALTMDVSPIIETEDPRRKGLCKKLSPTENLKEQFLKEAKVYLTKLSVKGYKDAQYLLADAYSSGAFGKVNHKDAFILFQSSAKHGHVEAAYRTAVCFEKGLGTTRDSRKCIEFLKFAASKNHPAAMFKLGLYSFHGRMGLPNDVNTKQNGIKWLSRAAARATELTCAAPYELAQVYENGFLDIIIPDESYATELYLQAAALGHVPSTTKLGKLYEQGNEIVPQDTSLSVHYYTDAAMKGDPEAMLGLCAWYLIGAQPAFDRDDREAFQWALKAAKKGYGKAQYTVGYFHENGKGCKKDIDMAYKWYECAADNEDPRALRKLASRTDKKKRNSTVFNFSFLKPDDFESKLQRMDVGEYSPLCLDFQGTLARTNAASRSKHGINTSCSYDVINVITDDQSLGMEMDDGMQRPAQQRCLTPISRQTSSFLSEVSPYQSSNNPMAPNYAAENQAVELRPVATGQTSNSSTSCGPREKDQEIMPSNIPGERWHTSAAPEGAPFNNVAPKKVTDRNVCVIT